In Streptomyces sp. NBC_00569, a single genomic region encodes these proteins:
- a CDS encoding sugar transferase produces MRQGGLVDPFPSARGRLANGSISEPANEWEQRYRRTVITSDTVATALVVGGIGNFFGARDAANWHEKWGILAFGTELLVLGALAVSRAWAPAVLGQGAEEFRRLGRSLFTATVALALGGIALTSRNIKLWIFVAIPAIALVTMTSRYVLRLSLHKQRKEGRCLRPVLAAGSPATVRDLITRTRKFPHLGWRVEAVCTPDGLGLDGDQLDGVPVVGPLADVASHVRRDGYRVVAVTPDSHWSPDRLQRLAWNLEGSDAEMVVAPVLMEVAGPRLHVDAVLGIPLLRVSMPTFTGGRRAIKGVVDRLGAAVLLLLFAPLMVLVGLLVLMDSRGGALYRQCRVGKDGREFTIFKFRTMVSGAHGARAELADRNEGAGLLFKLRRDPRVTRVGAVLRRYSIDELPQLFNVLAGSMSLVGPRPPLPEESAAYGPDIRRRLLVKPGLTGLWQISGRSDLPWEEAVRLDLRYVEDWSLALDAVILWKTLRAVLHGQGAY; encoded by the coding sequence GTGCGGCAGGGGGGATTAGTCGACCCTTTTCCGTCGGCGCGCGGGCGTCTGGCGAACGGGTCGATCAGCGAGCCCGCTAACGAGTGGGAACAGCGGTACCGCCGTACCGTGATCACCAGCGATACCGTCGCCACCGCCTTGGTGGTGGGGGGGATCGGCAACTTCTTCGGGGCCCGGGACGCGGCCAACTGGCACGAGAAGTGGGGCATTCTCGCATTCGGCACCGAGTTGCTGGTGCTGGGAGCGCTTGCGGTGAGCCGGGCGTGGGCTCCGGCCGTGCTCGGCCAGGGTGCCGAGGAGTTCCGCCGGCTCGGACGCTCGCTGTTCACGGCGACCGTCGCGCTGGCGCTCGGCGGGATCGCCCTCACCTCGCGCAACATCAAGCTCTGGATCTTCGTCGCGATCCCGGCGATCGCGCTCGTCACCATGACCTCGCGGTATGTGCTCCGCCTCTCGCTGCACAAACAGCGGAAGGAAGGACGATGCCTGAGACCGGTGCTCGCTGCCGGGAGTCCGGCCACCGTGCGCGACCTGATCACCCGAACCCGCAAGTTCCCTCACCTCGGCTGGCGGGTGGAGGCGGTGTGCACACCGGACGGGCTGGGGCTCGACGGTGACCAACTGGACGGGGTGCCGGTCGTCGGCCCACTGGCGGACGTCGCGAGCCACGTCCGCCGCGACGGCTACCGTGTCGTCGCGGTCACACCGGACTCGCACTGGTCACCGGACCGGCTGCAGCGGCTGGCCTGGAACCTCGAAGGCAGCGATGCCGAGATGGTCGTGGCCCCGGTGCTGATGGAGGTGGCCGGCCCGCGGCTGCACGTCGACGCGGTGCTCGGGATCCCGCTGCTGCGGGTCAGCATGCCGACCTTCACCGGTGGCCGCCGGGCGATCAAGGGGGTCGTCGACCGGTTGGGCGCGGCGGTCCTGCTGCTGCTGTTCGCGCCGCTGATGGTGCTCGTCGGGCTGCTCGTGCTGATGGACAGCCGGGGTGGGGCGTTGTACCGCCAGTGCAGGGTCGGCAAGGACGGCCGCGAGTTCACCATCTTCAAGTTCCGCACCATGGTCTCCGGGGCCCACGGGGCACGTGCCGAGCTGGCCGACCGCAACGAGGGCGCAGGGCTGCTGTTCAAGCTCCGCCGGGATCCGCGGGTGACCCGGGTGGGAGCAGTGCTGCGCCGGTACTCGATCGACGAACTCCCGCAGCTCTTCAACGTACTCGCCGGATCGATGTCGCTCGTCGGTCCGCGGCCTCCGCTGCCGGAGGAGTCCGCGGCGTACGGCCCGGACATCCGGCGGCGGCTGCTGGTCAAGCCCGGACTCACCGGTCTGTGGCAGATCAGCGGACGCAGCGACCTGCCGTGGGAGGAGGCGGTCCGCCTCGACCTGCGGTACGTGGAGGACTGGTCGCTCGCCCTGGACGCAGTGATCTTGTGGAAGACGCTGCGTGCGGTGCTCCACGGGCAGGGGGCGTACTGA